One Lucilia cuprina isolate Lc7/37 chromosome 4, ASM2204524v1, whole genome shotgun sequence DNA segment encodes these proteins:
- the LOC111680337 gene encoding enhancer of split M2 protein: MFTDTKNLANLTVNTSNAAAKQINTHSSEDEKFKLKKMWKPILRLMSRKSALAKNGKRDNSSSIPNNVNLNNASQYNSSNKDSLAALEDSISSSIQTHKLPLAEYWQTQQQQTTSQQETSTKPLEFIRKASIDKTPLDTCTNCVYGRNCQHTQFHQTQTTLDLNLSPYHQHHHQQQNFNYFDAEDGCFVWSDNMADIDENALREWFWQNSWQFAENATMC; encoded by the coding sequence ATGTTTACGGATACAAAGAACTTGGCAAATTTAACGGTAAACACCTCAAATGCGGCCGCCAAACAAATCAACACCCACTCATCAGAAgatgaaaagtttaaattgaaaaaaatgtggaaaCCCATATTACGGTTAATGTCGCGAAAATCAGCTTTGGCGAAAAATGGCAAACGTGACAATAGCAGCTCCATACCAAACAATGTAAATCTCAACAATGCCTCCCAATATAACAGTTCAAATAAGGATAGTTTAGCAGCATTAGAAGACAGCATTAGCAGCAGTATTCAAACACATAAACTGCCTTTGGCGGAATATTGGCAAacccagcaacaacaaacaacctCACAACAAGAGACTTCAACAAAACCTTTGGAATTTATCAGAAAAGCTAGCATAGATAAAACTCCCTTGGATACCTGTACGAATTGTGTTTATGGACGCAATTGTCAACACACACAATTCCATCAAACACAAACAACACTGGATTTAAATCTCTCACCCTACCACCAACATCACCATCAGcagcaaaatttcaattattttgatgCCGAAGATGGTTGCTTCGTTTGGTCTGATAATATGGCAGATATCGATGAAAATGCTTTAAGAGAATGGTTTTGGCAAAATTCTTGGCAGTTTGCAGAAAATGCAACCATGTGTTGA
- the LOC111680334 gene encoding enhancer of split M1 protein, with the protein MLVKSSITLLVICGLFALSAANSVATDEQNCPIVCPALYAPLCATNGKLYKEFDNSCELRASNCRLERSALSKYVATAMDWCNTEYIADLNQLLKKLDNLDLQLPECMKPCAMIYSPVCISNGKYRAVISNECVMDNFNCALAKKGKESFKVLKAGSC; encoded by the exons atgttggtaaAATCAAGCATAACTTTATTGGTAATTTGTGGCCTTTTCGCCTTATCTGCTGCCAATTCTGTGGCTACTGATGAACAGAATTGTCCTATAGTTTGTCCAGCTCTATATGCACCCTTGTGTGCCACAAATGGCAAACTTTATAAAGAATTCGATAATAGCTGTGAGTTAAGGGCCAGCAATTGTCGTTTGGAACGTTCGGCTTTATcaa AATACGTGGCCACTGCTATGGACTGGTGCAACACTGAATATATTGCCGATTTAAATCAATTGCTGAAAAAATTGGACAATTTAGATTTACAACTGCCCGAATGCATGAAACCTTGTGCCATGATTTATAGTCCCGTTTGCATTTCTAATGGCAAATATCGTGCTGTGATTAGTAATGAATGTGTCATGGATAATTTCAATTGTGCTTTAGCTAAAAAGGGTAAAGAAtctttcaaagttttaaaagcaGGATCTTGTTAA